In the genome of Brachypodium distachyon strain Bd21 chromosome 3, Brachypodium_distachyon_v3.0, whole genome shotgun sequence, the window CTAATTTTATTACGGATGTATTTGCAAATGCAGAGTATGGCATGAGCGAAAATGTATCAACCATGGGTGACGTCTATAGTTTTGGAATGCTTCTATTAGAACTGATGACAGGGTGTAGTCCAACCAATGAAAAATTTAATGATGGTATAGTCCTTCGTGAGTTTGTTGATAGAGCATTTCCAAAGAATATTCCTGAGGTTGTTGATCCCAAAATGATAGAGGATGACAACAATGCAACCGGCATGATGGAGAATTGTGTCTTCCCATTGCTTAGAATAGGCCTCTGTTGCTCCAAGACCTCACCCAAAGAGCGGCCCGAAATGGGACAAATTTCAAACGAGATCCTTAGAATCAAGCATGCTGCCTCAAAGTCGAAGCAAAAGTTGGCAGGAGAACTGAAAGTGGCAGCAGCTCAAGGAGAGAAGAATACTGTAACAGCGGTTTAAGATGTCTACCATTTCAACTCAGTTTGATGACATTTGCACAAAGTAAAACAGATTTGGGTGTTAACATTCCGCGTCATTATTCACTTAAGATTTGAGggaatttcatttttttttacacctTAGTTGTGCATTTGTGACACTACTTACCCCTTTTAGCAAAAATCTTTTAGTTTACCCCATTTAGTGAAACTTGTACCTatttttaccccatttaagcATTTGACCTGATCTGACGGGTCGGTCTTGCTTGTCAGGCATACATGGCTTGTTGACTAGGCTCTATTAGTACCAATAGGCAGCAGCACATAGGGAAGAAAAGCACTAAACCTAAAAATAGGAATCAACAAGAGAAAAACTTTGTTAGAAATTAACCTTTTCCTGATCGATATCAAGGCTGGGAAGAATGGTTGGGATAATAAACAACCATCAGGTTTGTACTTTGGATACCCCTATAACCATCAAAGATCGTTGAAGTGGCTAATTCCTCTAAATAGAAGGCGTTGAGAACAAAGATATATTTCAATCTCGATACTTCTGACCAGGCAACCCCTCCTATGGAACGGTAGCACCACAATCCAGAAACCAATTGAGAGTAAGAACCTCTGCGCAATCAATTGTTGAGGAAATCTAGAAATCAATCGAGAGAAAGAACACAAACGCCAAGCAGAATACTAGTATGCGAGAGGAGGCAGCACATGGAGGAAATCCAGAATACTATCAATGAAGGAAGACTGAGAAAATCGATTGCCAAATAGACCCACGCCATGGAGGCAGCACAGTACCTGGACGAGCAGAGCTCCGCATGGAATCAAGAGAATGAAGTTTTGTTGACGATTAGCTGCCGGTGCTCGCCGTCCAATCCCGTGACACCCGCAGAAAGAGCCGAGCTGTGCAGGTTGGGCGTTGATGAGGCACCGTCTGACACatgcggcggcgacgccctCGGCACAGGACCAGAGCACGGTGGAGCTCGATCTTGGCAAGGCGAAGAGCGGCACGGCGACGCCCTCAGCACACAGCGGGCACGCAGGGGAGCACGGTGGTTGAGGAAGGCTTAGGCGTTGCCAGCAGCATGCGTTGCCTTCTGTCTGCCATTTCATCGAACAAGTTCCATGCATCTCTACAGCTCTCTACGGGAGAGGTGAGCAATAACGCCATTGGTCgtgaaaactgaaaattcACTCGCCAGTAAGACACGCGGTGCAGATATTGAAGAAGAGATATGGCGAGATCTGCACCTTGAACgtgcttcttctccgactGGCGACGGGCATCGGTCGTCGCACATAGGGCATCGGTCGTCGCTCCTATGTGCGTGGGCAGCGCCAGCTTTGTAACGAGCCCTCCGATGCCGCTTTGTAACAGTCCAAAATACTCATAATAAACCTAATTTGAAACCCTAACAAAATTTCGCATGTGGCTCCAGGAAGTTACGtgagagcagcttctcggaAAAGCACATCCTGAAAACCGAAAAGAAGGGGCCTCGGCTAACTGAACTGTGACATGTTTGGTGTTAATATAAGTATTTTGAACTGTTTTACCACATAAATGAcaataaaattaaaaattaaacgtaataaagtactccattcgatccataaaaaatgcacCCACTTAGTAGAAAATTTGTAATAGCTTAGTACAAAATGTGGAAAAaaattatggatcggagggagcactGGCTAGAAGCAAAGCAAAGAGAACTCTGATATCTCGCAGCACCTGGAACGTCCACCGCTGAATCACACATAGAAGCAAACAGAACTCTCGAATTGATTGGAATCACACACATATTCGAGAAGCAAAGAGCACTCTCGAACTGATTGGAATCACAATAAAATTCGAGCAACTAGAGGCTGTACTAATCCTCAATCTTGAAGAGAAATTAGAGGCTGTCATGCTGAAGGACGCCAGCACGGTCGACTCTGCTCCAGCGCAGCGCAAGATCAAATCAACCAAAACCGTAGGCCGATTCTCCAGCGCAAGGCCATTCACAGTGAACACGAAGGACAACTCACCCTGGGTGAGATTTTGGCCTGGCTATGAGAGCACGCTTGTGCCTCCACGCCGTCTGCGGCGCTGTGCCTCCACGCTAGAGAGATGGGGGCGGACGGCTGGAGAGATGGGGAGGGCAGAGGCGGCTTGAGATATTGGGGCGATGCGAGTCAGGGCGGACCGTACTGGAGAGATGGGGATGGTGGCGCCGTGGCGGCGAGCTCCTGGCCGGAcatccgccgccgacgagctgcAAAGGGGTACGGCAGGCGGGGGGATGGATGGAGGGGGACGGTGGCGGCTGCAGCGGAGATGGGGAAGCCGACGGCGGATCTCGGGCGCTGGTTGCAGGGGAGGCTGCtggcggaggggaggaggtggggaagccggcggcggatGCGGGGAAGGTGGCCGGCCACCCGTGAGAGGTGGGGCGAGGCGAGAGTGCGAGACGGTGGGGCAGAACTCGGCGGTGGCAATTTCTCCGTAATAACGGTTCGCGTGAGGGTAACTTAAATTTCGCTCGTGGAGAGAAGCTCGGGAAGCTTGTCCAGAAGCAGCTGGTTTTACACGTGAAATGAGTTGGGTTTCTGATTTCAGCCCGTGAGAAGTTCcagaagctgaaaagaaggtGTCCTATATTCGCCAAACTTCAGGAATTCGGGTTTTGACCCACGAACAGCCATGTAGTTCCGTGCTTCCGGCCCATCACAAACCCCAGTCTGGGATAAAAACCCGCGGCAGCCCGGTTCCGGCCCCCCTTCACCCATAATTGCATCCCCAGAAACCCTAGGCGGCTAGTCCTCTGTGTAGCCAAAACCCCGGCAGCCCGACGCTGTGCCTGCGCGGAAGCgaggggagagagatggggCGGCCGTACGCAgtgaaggggaagaagaagcggaagcTGGCTGACGCCTCGGCTTCGCGTGCCCCTCCGGTCGCCGACGAGGCGGAGGAACGGCAGTCTGACGGAGTGCGTGCGGGAAgcgagaggagagagatggggCGGCCGCACGCAttgaaggggaagaagaatcGGAAGCTGGAAGACGGCTCAGCCTCGCGcgctcctccggccgccgacgaggcggaggaggtgccTCCGCCGGAGGAGCAAGAGGGGGAAGGGGCTCCGGAAGAAGCCGCTGAGGTTGTGGAGGGGATCCCCATCGTGCCCAGGCCGGTGGACGGGAAGCGACGGCCGGGCGCGATCTTCGTGCTCGAGAGGGCCTGCCTCGAGGTCGGCAAAGTCGGCAAGGTACGCTAGTGCAGACTCTGGTCCAAGCaatgaacttttttttccgATACTGTTGAATGATTAATTCTGCATTGGAGGTTAAGGCTCGAATTTAGGCGTTGAAAATTTTGTTGGAGTCTGATTTCTCCACGTGTAGTATTAACTTACGAGGAATAGAAAACGTGGAACAAAGTTACTGTCTTTTCAGAAGTTCAAATTTGGCTATCGGCTATCCTATAGCTTTCATTCATGTACAAGATCAATGCAATAACGATGCAGAAACAAGTTATGTCCTTATTTCTGTTGGATGTGATGGCAATACACTGCTGCAGGTTTTCTTGCCCTGGCATATTGCAATCAGACAATCATTTCTGGCAAAAGGACTTTTGCTTCCCCAGTTAGAATTCTGATGTTAATGTGAGATATCAATCACTTCACCATAGACTGACATAGGTTGTTTTTATGTTCTATGGTGTGAACTCGTCATGTGTAGAATCTTGAACATCATTACCAATTCTGTCTTCAGTGCATCAATCTTACTAGAAAATAATAAAGCAAGATGTTTCTATGGTCTATGTTGTTGCTGAACTTGTAAAATCTTTGATATCACAATTCcatggatttgaaatttggatTAATTCAAGGATACTGACATTGTTTTTCAGTTCATTATTGTTTGGACCTTATCATGTCATGCATGAGGTCCGGTGGGAGGGTGTGCGAGTGGGTATGCATGTATGATGGATAATTAGTGCCTGTTCCAATTTAAAGAGCAAGTGCTCCTTTATATTAATTTGATAATGGAAAAGGCTGTGTTAACTAACATGCCAGAATAATCTGTTTTGCCTTCTAATTTCCGGTGATTAACTAGATCTATACCTTTTATGCTAAACAAATGTATATCTTACGTTTATGGTAGTTTTGATTATTCTGTTCATAATTTGTGTAGGCTATGCAAATCTTGAACTCGGATGATCACGCTAATTATTTGAGGAAGCAGAACCGCGATCCAGCTGATTATAGGCCAGATATCATTCACCAGGTATTGTATATATCTTGTCCATTTTAATATCTTTGGGGTACTGGCATATGAATAAAAAGCTGTCTATATACCGTACATCTAGAAATCGTTGTTGCAGCCGAAGGAAGCAAACTCAAGGTCTCGAATTGTTTCTTGTCTTTTGGGGGTTGGACACTGTTTGGGGCTTTGAGCAGCTGATAACTATCGTAGTTCCTGTGGAAATTAATTCAGTGAGGTTGGCAGGTTACTCCTGAAAGTTTTCATGGTTGTGAAGAATATCTGAGTGGTTTTGACAATAAAACAAGGGGTTGAATGTACCCACCAATCATTTCTCTACTATTATCCAGGTCTGTTTGCTAAATAGcaagacaaatttgaattttcttctgaaatattTTGCAGGCACTACTAGCAATATTTGATAGCCCTCTAACTAAGGCTGGGAGGTTACAAGCTGTTTATGTTAGGACTGAAAAGGGAGTGTTATTTGAAATCAAGCCTCATGTTCGCTTGCCACGAACATTCAAACGTTTCTGTGGTTTGATGTGTAAGTTACTATAATACAAGTTCATGCTCTGCACCTTTTGTGTTCCTAGTACTTCATGAACTGTGCTGATGTGCAAGTAATTGTACAACATTGCAGCACAGTTATTGCAAACATTGAGCATTTCGGCCGTTGGGAGGCGTGAGAAGCTCCTTAATGTTATTAAAAATCCTGTTACCCAGTACCTACCTGTTGGTGCGCGGAAGATCGGTATGAATTTCTATTTGTTTGCTAAATCATTTTCCTTGTTGTGTTATGGATgcaaattgatttttttttgtacttaGGTCTCTCATATAGTTCGGTGAAGTCAGTTAATTTGTTCGACTATGTTGCTAAATCCAGTGATGATGAACCCCTTGTGTTTGTGGTGAGTGGAACTGAAAGAATTGTGATATTGAACTAATTTGTTTTCATCCCCTGCTACTTTGTGATGCTTAATCCCATTATTCCAGGTTGGTGCCATGGCCCATGGAAAGATTGAAAACGATTACTCGGATGATTATATACAAAGTAAGTAGCTATCATTTGAGATATAAATAGTACAAGTCCTGAGAATTCAGCTTGTTGGTTGGGGAATATGGCATAGGTTTAAGGTCTGCTACATGTGCCGCCAAACTGTCTAGAGCGAAGACGCATATCTTATATATCTTAGTAGGAGAAccccactacttgatttctgtcaacatgcaagcatgccacatcatcacatcattaatgtgttcacacctatttagtgggAAACTCATATATTTTTCACATGCATGCGTGCTACTTTCCATCAACCTATCTCCACTAAGTGAAAAATCTATCATATTCATTATGTGTTTTTAACTTTGGAttctcttttgttgttactCAATCTTACTCATGCATGTTAACTAAGTATTTCCGCAACAACAGGTAGGTACTGGGTAACTAGTCTCTACCTTGTATTACCTTGACAGTGCAAACCTAAAATATATGCATATGTTCTGTACTTATTTTGCTTTGAAATGTAGTGACATGTTACCTTGTTCTTGTAGTTTCCAGTTACCCTCTCAGTGCTGCCTGTTGCCTAAATCGAATATCCAGTGCCCTGGAGCAGAAGTGGAACATCCAGTGAAAGGAAAATTTGAAATGAGCATTACATCGCCGTGATGAGATTGCTACGCACTCATATAGCTAATGGCATTGTGTCTTTTACTGTCCTATGTCCACTATTCTTTTTCCCTGAGACTTCAACCTCAAGATGTAAAAGTGTTGTAACATTTGAACATTGAATGCTTCAAGTGTTTATGATCCTACCAACCAGAGCCAAGTCCGTTTTGGTGAAAAATCCCTGTTATGTGCTTGAAGCTGCCATAACTTGAGCACGTTGCAATGAACCGACATTTAAGTATAACAGGTACACCCGAAATTGCTAAACTAAACCATGTATCGTCTCTCTCAATAAACCGAAGATGCAGCTTATTCGCTCAGGAGTTGCAAATCATTGATTCATGTCGCAACATCAGAGCACCCGTGGTAGGGTAGTACATGGCCGACGGCCTGACAGGTGCCTGTGCTTTAATAAACGGGGTCTGCAATAAATATTTAATCTCTGATCCACAACACCTAGGACGCACTAATTCATTGGCAGTGACCCTCTACGGCTTGTAGATGTTTATAGGGCAATAGAAGAGCTGGGTGCCATCACAGGAATATTTTGGCCAAGTCTCTTGTATCTCTTCGTTTAAATGTTTATTGTATCATCTTCCAGAAATAAGTACTCCGTACAAGTTATGTCTCTCGGTTTTCGAttctactcccttcgttctaACATTTGACTAACCATGTAACTAAAGATATCAACATTTTACGGTGTTTAAATAAAGGTCATTAGATCCATTgagaaatatattttcttaaTATATTGTTTTTACATTGTATATGTTGATAAAATTTGCTATaagtttggtcaaagtttgacaaCTAACAAAAGTTATAGTCATTTGAAAGAAAGGAGTACATCATATATACGTATACAATTTCTCCCCATAATAAGTATACTACTCTAGAAAAGTTGAGGGAGATTGCAACAAATTTCACTTGCTTGATAGTTAAGAATTAGCAAAAGGCAAACCTAAGTAAGTCCCTCAGCATTGAGCGAGCATGACATTATCCAACTCTTACAAGAAGGATCTCAACCAAAAAAACAACTCTTACAAGTAACAACACTTCATGCCATGAACTCTTAGATGCAGAAGATACGAATAACATTTGGGCACTTGGCCGAACATAACTCGTCAAAAAAATGTCAATGATGATGGCAAAGGTAGCGTCACAACTCATAAA includes:
- the LOC100844288 gene encoding ribosomal RNA small subunit methyltransferase nep-1; translated protein: MGRPYAVKGKKKRKLADASASRAPPVADEAEERQSDGVRAGSERREMGRPHALKGKKNRKLEDGSASRAPPAADEAEEVPPPEEQEGEGAPEEAAEVVEGIPIVPRPVDGKRRPGAIFVLERACLEVGKVGKAMQILNSDDHANYLRKQNRDPADYRPDIIHQALLAIFDSPLTKAGRLQAVYVRTEKGVLFEIKPHVRLPRTFKRFCGLMSQLLQTLSISAVGRREKLLNVIKNPVTQYLPVGARKIGLSYSSVKSVNLFDYVAKSSDDEPLVFVVGAMAHGKIENDYSDDYIQISSYPLSAACCLNRISSALEQKWNIQ